Proteins encoded together in one Solanum lycopersicum chromosome 7, SLM_r2.1 window:
- the LOC138337305 gene encoding uncharacterized protein: MLFGPAGQHTSTDWSMRLNDALWAYRTAYKTPIEQRLNGSNELAEFRLKAHESLTLYKEKMKKYHDQNIEKRNFLVGDFVLLLNSSLRLFPCKFKSKWTGPYLNTQLFPHGVVELENKEGVRFKVNGQRIRIYLGHAETAKEVIEV, encoded by the exons ATGCTCTTTGGGCCTGCCGGACAGCATACAAGTACGGATTGGTCAATGAGGCTTAacgatgctctttgggcctaccggacagcatacaagactcccatag AACAGAGGTTAAACGGGTCGAATGAGCTTGCTGAATTTCGTTTGAAGGCACACGAAAGTTTaaccctctacaaagaaaagatgaagaagtaccatgaccaaaatattgaaaagCGCAATTTTTTGGTTGGGGATTTTGTGCTTTTGTTAAATTCTAGCTTGCGTTTGTTTCCGTGCAAATTTAaatccaaatggactggtccttattTGAacacccaactattccctcatggtgtagttgagttggagaacaaggagggtgtAAGGTTCAAGGTGAACGGGCAGCGAATCAGAATATATCTAGGTCATGCTGAAACGGCGAAGGAAGTGATCGAGGTGTAG